The Planctellipticum variicoloris DNA window TATCCAGACTGGATGTCGATTGTCAGTTATTTGCGGCGGGATCCCCGCCGGACGGTGCCGAGCTACGTGGCGGTCAATCCGGTCGACAACTACGACAGTTTCACGATTGCCGGGCCGACGTACCTGGGGCCCGCCTATGAGGCTTTCCGGGTGACGGGGGATCCCAGTCAGCCGACGTTTGAGGTGCCGAATATCGGACTGAAAGATGGTTCCGTCGCGGATCGGCTGCTGCGGAGGGTGCACCTGAGCCGGGATTTCGACCGGATGCGGGACGGTCTCGATCAGTCGGGAGCGATGCGGGCCGTCGACGACTTCGAGGCCCAGGCGTTGAATTTGCTGACGAGCGCGTCGGCGCGGGAAGCGTTCGACCTGTCGCGGGAGCCGGATCCGATCCGCGACCGCTACGGTCGGAACGCGTGGGGGCAGCAGTGCCTGATGGCCCGGCGGCTGGTGGAAGCTGGCGTGGATGTCGTGGCGACGGAATTCGACGGTCCGCTGTGCGGTCGAGTCGCTAACTGGGACGATCATGCGGTCAATCAGCATGTTTTCGATGCGTTGAGCTTCCGCATGCCAACGGTCGATCAGGCCGTCTCGGCGTTGATTGAAGACATTTATGCCCGCGGGCTCGACCGACGGGTACTGGTGGTGGTGACCGGGGAGTTCGGGCGGACCCCGCGGATTTCGTATGTCGCCAGCAGCGGCGGCGGGGTGGCCAGCGCGCCGGCGGGGACGGTGCAGCCGGGGCGCGATCACTGGCCGCGGGCGAATTCGATGCTGTTCGCCGGCGGCGGCATTCAGACCGGTCAGATTATTGGCGGGACGGACGCCCGCGGCGAAGATGTGGTGGACCGGAGGGTTTCCCCCGGCGACTTTCTGGCGACAATTTACCGACACCTGCAGATTGACTACGAACGAGTGGCGATTCCGAACTTTGCCGGGCGACCGGTGCCGATCGTCCGCGAGGGAGCGGCGATTCCGGAATTGATGGGAACCTCGGGACGAGTGTGAAGGGCAGAAAACGCGCCGGCGACCGGTTGTCGCAGAGCACTGGCGGAAGCGCCGCCGATGACACACCGGACCTGGGGCAGACTTCCCTCTGGAATTCAACGGGTGAGAGGCCGAAATGCCACGGTTGTCGATGTTGTGTCTGATGCTGGGAATGATCTCTGTCGCGGGACGTGCGGAGTGTGCGGAGCCGACGGCGGAGCAGCTCAAGTTCTTTGAAACGTCCGTGCGACCGTTGCTGGTCGAGCATTGCCAGAAGTGCCACGGCGAAAAGAAGCAGTGGGGGGCGCTGCGGCTCGATTCGCACGAAGCGCTCCTCAAGGGGGGCGAGAACGGCCCCGCAATCGTGCCGGGCAAGCCGGAGGAGAGTCGTTTGATCCAGGCCGTGCGGCATTCCGACGACCTGCAGATGCCGCCTGACGAAAAGCTGTCGGACCGGCAGATTGCGACCCTGGTCGACTGGGTTCGGCAGGGAGCGCCATACCCCGCCAGCGCCGCGGGAAAGGCGGATCGGAGTCGCGATCCGAATCACTGGGCATTCCAGCCGCCGCGCGATCCGGCTGTTCCGACGACGAAGAATACGACGTGGGCGCAGACGGGGCTGGATCATTTCGTGTTGGCGCGGCTGGAGTTGGCCGGGTTGTCGCCTGCCGTTGCCGCGGACCGGCGGACCTTGATTCGCCGGGTCACATTCGACCTGACCGGTTTGCCACCGACTCCCGAAGAAGTCGCAGCGTTTCTGGCCGATGCGGGGGAGGGGGCTTACTCGCGGCTCGTGGAGCGATTGCTGGCATCGCCGGCGTATGGAGAGCGCTGGGGGCGGCACTGGCTGGACGTGGCCCGCTATGCGGACTCGAACGGGCTGGATGAGAATGTGGCGCACGGGAACGCGTGGCGTTACCGCGACTATGTGATCGACGCTTTCAACCGGGATCTGCCGTATGACCAGTTCGTGGTCGAGCAGCTTGCGGGGGATCTGCTGACACCGACCGACGCGGCGGACCGTCAGCAGAACCTGATTGCGACCGGATTCCTGGCGCTGGGGCCGAAGGTGCTGGCTGAGGTCGACGAGACCAAGATGCAGATGGACATCGTCGACGAGCAGATCGACACGGTGGGCCGGGCACTCCTGGGAATGACGTTCGGCTGCGCCCGGTGTCACGATCACAAGTTCGATCCGGTTTCGACTGCGGACTACTACGGTCTGGCGGGAGTGTTTACGAGCACCCGCACGATGGAGCATTTCAAAAAGGTTGCGAAGTGGCACGAAAACCCCCTGCCGTCTCCCGAGAGCGAGGCGATGCAGGCCGAGTATGTCGCGCAGATTGCGACGAAAAAGAGGGCATTGAACGAGGCCACCGAGGCCGCGGAGGTGGCCGCTCGGGCTGGTCTGACGGCAGACGCAAAGCCGCCTGCAAATCTCGAAACGCTGTTCCCGGCGGAGACGAAGGCGAAACTGAAACAGCTCAAGGATGAACTGACGCAGCTCGAGAAGACGCCGCCAGAATTGCCGTCAGCGATGGGGGCGACGGAGGCCGCGGTGGCCGACGTGCCGATCCACGTGCGGGGGAGTCACCTGAAGCTGGGCGAGGTGGTGCCGCGGCACGTGCCGGCGGTGATGCGGGGACCTGCCAGCCCGGCGTTTCCGTCGGACCAAAGCGGGCGGATGGAGCTCGCCAGATGGCTGGTCGATCCGCAGCACCCGCTGACGGCGCGGGTGATGGTGAACCGCGTCTGGCGGTGGCACTTCGGGAAGGGGCTGGTCCGGACGCCCGACAACTTTGGGCTGCTTGGGGAAGCACCGACACATCCGGAGCTGCTGGACTGGCTGGCGGTGCGATTTGTCGAGGGAGGCTGGTCGGTCAAGTCGCTGCACCGACTGATCGTGCTGTCGGCAACGTATCAGCAGGACAGCCGTGCGTCCGACGCGACGCTGCAGGCCGATCCGGACAATCTGCTTTACGGGCGGAGAGAGCTCCGCCGGCTGGAGGCGGAAGAGGTCCGCGATGCGGTGCTGGCGGTGAGCGGGCAGCTCGATCGGACGCCGGGAGGTCCGGTGCTGAAGGTGAAGAACCGGGGTTACCTGTTCGATCACACGTCGAAGGACCTGACGGATTATTCGAGCGTGCGACGGAGCGTGTATCTGCCGATCATCCGGAACAATCTGTACGACGTGTTTCAATTGCTGGATTTCCCCGATGCGTCCGTGCCGAGCGGGGACCGCTCGACGACGGTGATTGCGCCGCAGGCGCTGCTGATGCTCAACAGCGAATTTGTCATGCAGGCCGCGGACAAGTTTGCCGCGCGGCTGCTGTCAGACTTAGCGATCGACGACTCCGAGCGAGTGCGGCGGATGTACCGGCTGGCGTATGGACGGGACTCGTCGGATGAAGAACTGGCCGAGGCACGGACTTTCCAGCAGGCGCTGGAAGGGGCGATGCCGACCGATCGCATGGATGACGCTGCCCGCAAGCAGGCTGCCTGGAGTGGACTGTGCCAGGTGGTGCTGGCCGCCAACGAATTTGTTTACCTGCGTTGACGAACCCGCCTGAACTGCGACGACTTTCCCGCCTGAATTCGAGAATCTGCCATGTTTTCTGCTCCCTTTTCCCGCCGTCACTTGTTGCAGCGCAGCGCCGTGGGATTTGGTTCGCTGGCGCTGGCGTCGCTGCTGGCCGAGCAGTCGTCGGCGAAGGCTGCCGTGGCCGACCCGCTGGCGGCGAAGCAGCCGCACTTTCCCGCCCGCGCCAAGCGGGTGATCTTCCTGTTCATGAAGGGGGGGCCGTCGCACCTCGATACGTTCGACCCGAAGCCGCTGCTGGATCGTGACGACGGGAAGCCGCTGCCTTTCGCCAAGCCGCGGGTGCAGTTCGCTCCGACCGGGAACCTGCTGAAGTCCCCCTGGAAGTTCCAGCAGTACGGCGAGAGCGGAATCCCGGTCAGCGAACTGTTTCCGCACGTGGCCGGATGTGTCGACGACCTCTGCATGGTGCATTCGGTTCACGGGACGAATCCGGCACACGGCGGGGCGCTGCTGAAGCTGCACACGGGGAGCGATAACTTTGTCCGGCCGAGCATGGGCTCGTGGGTGACTTACGGACTGGGGACGGACAACGCGAATCTCCCGGCGTTCATTACGATCTGCCCGACGCTGGCGCATGGCGGGATCAGCAACTGGAGCTCGGCGTTTCTTCCGGCGCTCTATCAGGGGACTCCGCTGGGGAACGCCAGTGTGCCGTCGGACCAGGCGGCGGTGCGGTACATCAGCAATCCCCGGCTGCCGCGCGAGGTGCAGCGGCTGCAACTCGACCGGCTGAGTGCGATGAACCGCGCCCATCTGGCGGAGGGGACTCCGGATTCCGCATTGGAAGCCAGGATCAACTCGTTCGAGCTGGCGTTTCGGATGCAGGCGGAGATGCCGCTGGTGGAAGACCTGTCGCAGGAATCCGTCGCGACGCAGGCCCTTTACGGCATGGATGATCCAGTGACGGCGAACTTCGGCCGGATGTGTCTGAAGGCCCGTCGGTTCGCGGAGGCGGGGGTGCGGTTTATCCAGGTGACGCACAGCGACAGCAACGTGCAGTGGGACCAGCACAGCAATCTGAAGGCCGGCCACGAAAAGAACGCCCGGGAGGTCGACAAGCCGATCGCCGGTTTACTGCAGGATCTGAAGGCCCGCGGGCTGCTGGAAGATACGCTGGTCTGGTGGGGGGGCGAATTCGGTCGGACGCCGACGGTCGAAGGCTCGAACGGCCGGGATCACAACCCCGAAGGCTTCACGATGTGGCTGGCGGGGGGGGGCGTGAAGCCGGGCCTGCGTTACGGAGCCACGGACGAGTACGGCTTCTATGCTCAGCAGGACAAGGTGCATATTCACGACATGCACGCGACGATTCTGCACCTGCTGGGACTCGACCACGAGCGTCTGACCTACCGGTACGCCGGCCGGGATTTCCGGCTGACGGACGTCGAGGGGAACGTCGTGGATGGGTTGTTTGCCTGACTGATGAGGAAGAAGGATTCACCGCGGAGGCGCGGAGGACGCGGAGAAATGCGGGAGAAGAGTCAGGAAAGTGAAAAGTGAGTCGTGAAGAGTGAGTCGTGCAGAATGCAAAGATCCGCGATAGGCCGGGCTCTCACAATTCCCTCACTTTGCACTCATCACTACTCAATACTCACTGTTCATTTTCCTGAGATTTCTCGTCTTAACTCCGCGTCCTCCGCGTCCTCCGCGTCTACGCGGTAAATCCGTCTTCCTGACTTGCACGATGGATTCCCTTGTGGAGAACCGATTGATGCGGCTGATGCTGGCGTTTGTTCTGGTGGTGTCGTGCGGGATGGCCGGGGCTGCGGAGCGGCGGCCAGATCTGATTCGAGCGGAGAATGCGAAGCCGGGGTCGACGGACTGGCAGCTCACGCGGGTGAAACTCGACAGTCCGACCGGTTGCCGGTCCTCGGTGATCGAGGGGTATTGCTCGAAGCAGAGCGTCGGAGCGGGCGAATCGATCGACATCCTGGTGTCGACGAATCCCCCGTCGCCGTTCCGGATCGAGATCTTTCGGACGGGATACTACGGCGGACGCGGGGCCCGGCTGATGACGACGCTGGGACCGTTCGAGGGGACGGCGCAGCCGACGCCGGCGCCTGGTGAGAAGAATCTGCACGAGTGCCGCTGGAAGGCCACGACCTCCCTGAAAATCCCCGCCGACTGGGTGAGCGGTGTTTACCTCGGTCGCCTGACGACGATTCCGAAGGATGATCAGACGCCGTACTGGCAGAGCTACGTCGTGTTCCTGGTGACCGACGACCGGCCGGCGGACGTGCTGCTGCAGGTTTCGGACAACACGTGGCATGCCTACAACCCGTGGCCGTCGAACTACTCGATCTATACGCATCCGAAAGGCAACCAGGGACCGTGGGCCGACGTCAGCTTCGACCGGCCGTACGGGCGCTACGCCCAGTACAACAGCGTGGTGAACGATCCGCTGTCGGTGGGGGCGGGCGAGTGGCTGTCGTTCGAGTTTCCGCTGGCGTACTTTCTGGAACAGCACGGCTACGACGTGACGTACTGCTCGAACAGCGACATGGTGAGCCCCGAGCGGGGCCTCCGCTGCAAGTCGTTCTTGAGCGTCGGGCATGACGAGTACTGGGATCTCCGTCAGTACGAAAGCGCCGTGAAGATGCGCGATGCCGGGGTGAACCTGATCTTCCTGTCGGGAAATTCGGTCTGCTGGGTGACGCCGTTTCGCGAGAGCTGGGACGGGCGGCCGAACCGGATCATCTTCCGCGGCGGTCCGTATGGGGGCGATTACAAGTATGCGGTCGGGCGCGAGAAGGATCACGGGCCGTTCCCGCATCGCGGTCCGGACGAGGGCTTTCTGATGGGCGCCCGGAACATCGAGCCGGTCAACGGCGGAGGGGACTGGACGGCCGTGAAACCCGAGCACTGGATCTTCAAGAACACGGGGATGAAGCAGGGGGATCGCATTCCGGGACTGATCGGCTGGGAGTATCACGGCGATCCTCCGGCGATTCCGGGGCTGGAAATCGTCGGCGGCGGGACCGCGTTCCAGGGGGGCGTCAATCCGCAGCAGTGGCAGGCGACGATCTATCCGGGGCCGAAGGGGAACTTCGTGTTTCAGGGCTCAACGATCTTCTGGGCGCAGGGGCTGAGCCATCCGCCGGGGCACACGCTGCCGTGGTCGCACTGGTCGCGTCCGCACGGTCCGGATGAGCGGGTGCAGCAGATGACGCACAATTTGCTGCGAAGGGCCATTGGGGACGCGAAGAGCAAGTAGTCCTGAGTGGTTCCGGGGGCACGCCCTGAGTCCTCGAAGGGCGTGTTTTGTCATCGTCGGAAGACCACACCCATCGCAAAGCCTCTGGGCGTGCCGCCCGGCCCAACCGCCGTTTTCTGCCGACTTCCTTGAGAAACGGGACAAAAAGATTGAAGGAAAGGGGCGGATCTGGAAGAATCAACAAGTGTTGATCCCGCCTGCTTCCTCCTGCCTGACGGTCGCCTGCCCATGTTTCGATTCACGCCCCTGCTGGCGCTGTGTGTGCTGGTTGTTCCTGCCTCGGCCGCCGAGCCGGGTTCCCGTCCGCTCTCGTTTGAAGCGGATATCCGGCCGCTGCTGAAGGCGCAATGCTGGCATTGCCACGGCGAGGAAGAGAAGCCCGAAGGGGGGCTGGATCTGCGGCTGGTGCGGTTCCTGCAGAAGGGGGGGGAGTCGGGGACGGCCATCGCGGCGGGCAAGCACGCCGAGAGCCTGGTTTATCAGCGGGTCGCGAGCGACGAGATGCCTCCCGGCGAGAAGAAGCTTACTCCGCGGGAGAAGGAGCTGCTGGCGCGCTGGATCGATGAAGGGGCGAAGACGGCCCGTCCGGAGCCGGAGTCGCTGGCGGCGGGAGATATCTTCACGGACGACGACCGGTCGCACTGGTCGTTTCAGCCGATCCGTCGGCCGGGCGTTCCGACCACAGAACATGCGGAGCAGGCGAGGTCGCCGATCGACGCGTTTCTGCTCGAACGGCTGGGGCGGGATCGGCTGACGCTTTCCGCCGAGGCGGACCGGGCGACGCAGATCCGGAGGCTGTCGTTCGATCTGCTGGGATTGCCGCCGAGCCCGGAGGCTGTTGCCGCGTTCGTTGCGGACATGTCTCCCGATGCCTACGAGCGGCTGGTCGATCAGATGCTCGATTCCCCGGCTTACGGTGAGCGGTGGGCGCGGCACTGGCTGGATGTCGCGGGCTATGCGGACAGTGACGGGTACAGCGAAAAGGACCTGGAACGGAAGTGGGCCTGGAAGTACCGGGACTATGTGATCCGGGCGTTCAACGAGGACAAATCGTGGAATGAGTTCCTCGTCGAACAGCTTGCCGGGGACGAACTGCTGACGCAGCCGTTTGCAAATCTGACTCCCGACCAAGCGGACAAGCTGATTGCGACGGGGTTTCTGCGGATGGGGCCGGACGGGACCGGGGACGGATCGGTTGACCAGAATGTTGCCCGGAACGAGGTGCTGGCGGAGACGATCAAGATTGTCTCGACGTCGCTGCTGGGGATGACGGTGGGGTGCGCCCAGTGTCACGCTCACCGGTACGATCCGATCACGCAGGCTGATTACTACCGTGTGCGGGCGATCTTTGAGCCGGCGTACGACTGGAAGCAGTGGCGGGCGCCGAACGCCCGGCTGGTGTCGCAGTGGTCGGACGAGACTCGGCAGAAGGTGACTGAGGCAGAGAAGGAACTGGCCGAAGTCCAGAAGCAGCGGAACGAAGAGCTCGACAAGATCGTCGCCGAGACGTTCGAGCAGGAGCTGGCGAAGCTGCCCGAGGAGATTCAGCCCAAAGCCCGCGAGGTTCGAGCAACCGCCGAGAAAGACCGGACCGACGAGCACAAGCAGCTCATCAAGGAGTATCCGTTCCTCAACGTGAATCGCGGCACGGTGTACCTTTATCTGAAGGACCGGCTGACCGGGTTCAACAAGAAGTGGGACGCCACGACGGAAGAGACAAAGAAGAAGCGGCCGGCGGATGACTTTATCCAGTGCCTGACGGAAGTGCCGGGGCAGATCCCGGCGACGAAGCTGTTTTCCCGGGGCGACTTCAATCAGCCGCGCGAGGATGTGCTGCCGGGGGAGCTGGCGGTGCTGAATGCGGTGAATGCGTCGTTGCCCGTGGATGATCCTGCGCTGCCGACCAGCGGGCGCCGGCTGGCGTATGCAAAAACGCTGACCAGCGGCGAACATCCGCTGGTGGCCCGCGTGCTGGTGAACCGGATCTGGCTGAATCATTTCGGGCGGGGGCTGGTGGCGACGCCGGGGGACTTCGGCATGCTGGGGGAGAAGCCTTCGCATCCGGAGCTGCTGGACTGGCTGGCTTCGGAGTTCATGCAGTCGGGGTGGCAGCTCAAGAAGCTGCAGCGGCTGATTGTGACGTCGCAGGCCTACCGGCAGTCGTCGCAACGGACCAGCGAACTCGACGCGATCGATCCGGAAAACCGGCTGCTGGGGCGGATGTCGGTCCGCCGGCTGGAAGCGGAAACGGTCCGCGACACGCTGCTGGCTCTGGCGGGACGGCTGTCGGACAAGATGACGGGTACGCCGGTGGTGGTCATGCCCGACGACGTCGGCCAGATCGTGGTGGGGGTGGACACTCGCGACTCGGCGGGCCGGCCGAGCGGCAAGGTGATCCCCTTGGGCGAGGACGAGTACCGCAGGAGCATTTACGTGCAGGCCCGACGGTCGATGCCGCTGGGGATGCTGGAGCCGTTCGACGTGCCGGTGATGGCCCCAAATTGCGAACAGCGGGCGTCGTCGACGGTGGCCCCGCAGTCGCTGCTGATGATGAACAGCGAGTTCGTCGTGGACCAGACGACAGCGATGGCGGTGCGGCTGCGAAGCGAGGTGGGGGACGATCCGGCGGCCCTGTTTACGCGAGCGTGGACGCTGACGCTGGGCCGGATGCCGACTGAGGCCGAACAAGCAGGCGGGACGGCGTTCCTGACCGAGCAGATTCAGCATTTCACCGCGCATCCTCCCGCAGCGAAGCCAAAAGCGACGCCGCCGGAGCCGCTGACGCTGGCGCTGAGCACGCTGTGTCAGGCGTTGGTGAGTTCGAATGGTGCAATGTACGTGGACTAGCGGGCTTCGGGTCTCGGGCTTCGGGCTTCGCAGAGAAGACGTAGGAGCACGAGATGGCGAAACCAGTCAGTTACCGAGATCTGGACGTCTGGCAGAAGTCGATGGAACTCGTTGAGCTGGTCTACGAGATCTGTCGGCAGTTACCGTCAAACGAGAAGTATGGGTTGATCTCTCAGATGCAGCGAGCAGCGGTTTCCGTGCCATCCAACATCGCCGAAGGATTTGGCCTCGGAGCCGGCGGATATCGCAGGCATGTCCTGATCGCGCGAGGATCTTTGATGGAACTGGAAGTCCAGCTTGAGCTGGCAGTGCGTTTAAAACTGATTGACAGAAAACCTGTCGCCGACACGTGGCCCATTGCTCAGAATGTGGGGCAGATGCTGACGAAGCTTGCCCTGTCGTTGAAAGAATCATAGTCGCAGAGATCTCCGTCATCTCTCTGCGAAGCCCGAAACCCGAAGCCCGAAGCCCGCCCGATGAACCATTCCCGCCGCCACTTCCTCTCCCAGCAGGCCTTCGGTCTGTCCGGCGTTGCTCTGGCCTATCTCCTCAAGCAGGACGGCGTTTCCGCCGCGCCGGCCAAACCGACGCTGGAGCGGCCGACGTACGATCTGCTTCCCAAGCGGCCTAAGCAGGAGCCGCAGGCGCGCGCGATGATTTCGATGTTCATGCAGGGGGGGCCGAGCCATATCGACCTGTTCGACCCCAAGCCCGAACTGCAGAAGCGGCATCTGCAGAGCTTTACCGGGGACATCAAGTACGACAACGCGGCCGAGGCGAGCGCCAAGCTGTTCGCCAGCCCGTGGAAGTTCGCCAGGCACGGCGAATGCGGCATGGACCTGAGCGAGCTGCTGCCGGGGCTGGCGGGGGTGGCGGATGACATCTGCCTGATCCGGTCGATGCACACCGGGGTTAACAACCACGGCCAGTCGATCAATGCGCTGAATACCGGGCGGGTGACGCCTGGGCGGCCGGCGCTCGGGTCGTGGATGACTTACGGGCTGGGTTCGGAGAGCCAGAATCTGCCGGCGTTTGTCGTCCTCACCGATCCGACCGGGCTGCCGGTGCTGGGGGTCGAGAACTGGCAAAACGGCTGGCTGCCGTCGCTGTATCAGGGGACGGTCGTCCGGCCGCAGGAACCGCGGATTCTGAACCTCGATCCGCCGGCCCACCTCAAGGGACCGGCGCAGGACCGATTCCTGTCGTATCTGGGTCAGATCAACCGGGAGCACCTCGACCGTCACGCGGGAGAACTCGATCTGGCGGCGCGCATTCAGAGCTACGAGCTGGCGGCCCGGATGCAGGTGGCGGCGAAGGAAGCCCTCGATCTGACGCAGGAGAGCGAAGCGGTCCACAAGCTGTACGGGCTCGACGATCCGCTGACGCGCGACTACGGTTCGCGGTGCCTGATCGCCCGGAGGCTGGTGGAGCGGGGAGTCCGCTTCGTGCAGATCCATACCGGCAATCAGACCTGGGATCATCACGGCAACATCGAAAAGGGGTTGCCGGCGGTCTGCAAGAAAGTCGATCGGCCCGGTGCGGCGCTGGTGGCGGACCTGAAGGCCCGCGGCATGCTGGATACGACGCTGGTCCACTGGGGAGGCGAGATGGGGCGGCTGCCGGTGATTCAGAACGAGAAGAACATCGGCCGGGACCACAACACGTACGGTTTCAGCATGTGGCTGGCGGGGGGCGGGATCAAGCGGGGCTGCGTCTACGGCGCGACGGACGAATTCGGTCACAAGGCGGTCGAGAACGTCGTCAATCATTACGACTATCACGCGACGCTGCTGCACCTGTTCGGGCTGGGGCCGGAGCAGTTGACGTTCGAGCGACCGACGGGCGTCGGCAGCCTGATCGACGGCCAGCAGACGCGGGTAGTGTGGGACATCCTGGAGCGGGGTCAGCCGGCTTGAGCGGTTATGGCTTCCAGGGGCCTTCGAGATCCTCGTGCGGGGCGCGAGCCTTGTTGAGGAGTTCGACCAGCCGCTGCAGTTCTTCGGGGCTCAGGTGTCCGAGCTGGCGCTGATGGCAGTCCCGCACGGAATCGGCGAGCTGGTCCAGCAGGGCGATTCCCGCGGGGGTGATGCCGACTTCGACGACGCGGCGGTTTTCCGCCCGGCGTTCGCGATGGACCCAGTCCCGTTTTTCCAGGCGATCGAGCATGCGGGTCATGTCTGGAGCGCGGGAGATCAGCCGGGAGCCCATCACGAGCACCGGCATCGTGCCGGGATGGACGCTGCGGAGCAGGCGGAGCGCGTTGTACTGCTGGGCGGATAGTCCGTGCGCGGAGAAGAGTTCATCCTCAATCCCCTTGAGGCGGTCGTAGGCCCGCCAGAGATGGAGGTAGGCTTCCTGTTCGAGGGAATCGAACCGGCGGCGGGAACGGGGACGGGCGGCGGAAGCGGGGGCGTCTGTCATGCTCACAGGGGTAATCGTCCGGGCGACGCCTGTCAACCCGATGGTTGTTGAGACGGGATTCGGAGCAGAAATCGGAGAGAGCCAATCGCGGGGTCCGGGAGGCGCGGATGAACGGTCAGAACCGGCGTTGGGAATGCTTGCGTCAGGAGAGGCAGCCGCTATACTGCTCCTCTCGGCAGTCGCCCCGCTGAACCTCGCAGCGG harbors:
- a CDS encoding DUF1501 domain-containing protein, translated to MNHSRRHFLSQQAFGLSGVALAYLLKQDGVSAAPAKPTLERPTYDLLPKRPKQEPQARAMISMFMQGGPSHIDLFDPKPELQKRHLQSFTGDIKYDNAAEASAKLFASPWKFARHGECGMDLSELLPGLAGVADDICLIRSMHTGVNNHGQSINALNTGRVTPGRPALGSWMTYGLGSESQNLPAFVVLTDPTGLPVLGVENWQNGWLPSLYQGTVVRPQEPRILNLDPPAHLKGPAQDRFLSYLGQINREHLDRHAGELDLAARIQSYELAARMQVAAKEALDLTQESEAVHKLYGLDDPLTRDYGSRCLIARRLVERGVRFVQIHTGNQTWDHHGNIEKGLPAVCKKVDRPGAALVADLKARGMLDTTLVHWGGEMGRLPVIQNEKNIGRDHNTYGFSMWLAGGGIKRGCVYGATDEFGHKAVENVVNHYDYHATLLHLFGLGPEQLTFERPTGVGSLIDGQQTRVVWDILERGQPA
- a CDS encoding MarR family winged helix-turn-helix transcriptional regulator, translating into MTDAPASAARPRSRRRFDSLEQEAYLHLWRAYDRLKGIEDELFSAHGLSAQQYNALRLLRSVHPGTMPVLVMGSRLISRAPDMTRMLDRLEKRDWVHRERRAENRRVVEVGITPAGIALLDQLADSVRDCHQRQLGHLSPEELQRLVELLNKARAPHEDLEGPWKP